In the Planktothrix sp. FACHB-1365 genome, one interval contains:
- the glmU gene encoding bifunctional UDP-N-acetylglucosamine diphosphorylase/glucosamine-1-phosphate N-acetyltransferase GlmU has protein sequence MVAVAILAAGRGTRMKSDLPKVLHELGGRTLVQRVLESCVRLQPSRRLVIVGYGADLVRDSLQQTDTQPALEFVEQTEQLGTGHAIQQLLPYLTDFTGDLLVLNGDVPLLRPNTLEQLITIHKEHGNAATLLAAHLPNPTGYGRVFCDSQNLVKQIVEHRDCTDAQRQNHRINAGVYCFNWPKLAEILPNLKADNDQQEYYLTDTVHLLDQVMAVDVDDYREILGINSRQHLANSYHVLQDWVKTNWMAAGVTIIDPDSVTIDDTVQLEPDVIIEPQTHLRGNTIIQTGSRIGPGSLIENSQIGKNVTVHFSVVSDSVVADETRIGPYAHLRGHAKVGEHCRIGNFVELKNAEVGNSTNIAHLSYLGDATLGDKVNIGAGTITANYDGVKKHRTTIGDRTKTGSNSVLVAPLTLGNDVTVAAGSVVTDNVPDDSLVIARERQVIKPGWRLESPE, from the coding sequence ATGGTAGCGGTAGCAATTTTAGCGGCGGGACGCGGAACTCGCATGAAATCTGACCTTCCCAAGGTTTTGCATGAGTTGGGGGGGCGCACTTTAGTTCAACGGGTTTTAGAAAGTTGTGTTCGGCTGCAACCTTCTCGGCGATTAGTAATTGTGGGCTATGGCGCTGATTTAGTCCGCGATTCTCTTCAACAAACGGATACGCAACCGGCTTTAGAATTTGTTGAACAAACGGAACAATTAGGCACAGGTCATGCCATTCAACAATTACTCCCCTATTTAACAGACTTTACTGGGGATTTACTGGTTTTAAATGGGGATGTTCCTTTATTACGTCCTAACACTTTAGAACAGTTAATTACCATTCACAAAGAACATGGAAATGCAGCGACTTTATTAGCCGCCCATTTACCCAACCCAACCGGATATGGTCGGGTATTTTGTGATAGTCAAAATTTAGTCAAGCAAATTGTTGAACATCGAGACTGTACGGATGCTCAACGCCAAAATCATCGAATTAATGCGGGAGTTTATTGTTTTAATTGGCCGAAGTTAGCAGAAATTTTACCTAACCTGAAAGCCGATAATGATCAACAGGAATATTATCTCACGGATACTGTTCATCTTTTGGATCAAGTGATGGCGGTGGATGTGGATGATTATCGAGAAATTTTAGGAATTAATAGTCGCCAACATCTGGCGAATTCCTATCATGTTTTACAAGATTGGGTTAAAACGAATTGGATGGCGGCGGGAGTAACGATTATTGACCCCGATAGTGTCACGATTGATGATACGGTACAGTTAGAACCGGATGTAATTATTGAACCCCAAACCCATTTAAGGGGAAATACAATCATTCAAACGGGAAGTCGCATTGGCCCTGGAAGTTTAATCGAAAATAGTCAGATTGGAAAAAATGTCACGGTGCATTTTTCCGTTGTTTCTGATAGTGTTGTTGCGGATGAAACCCGCATAGGGCCTTATGCCCATTTAAGGGGTCATGCTAAAGTGGGTGAACACTGTCGCATCGGAAATTTTGTAGAATTGAAAAATGCTGAGGTGGGAAATTCTACTAATATTGCCCATTTATCCTATTTGGGAGATGCGACATTAGGAGATAAAGTTAATATTGGGGCGGGAACAATTACGGCTAATTATGATGGGGTGAAAAAGCATCGCACAACGATTGGAGATCGAACTAAAACCGGGTCAAATAGTGTTTTAGTCGCCCCTCTAACCCTAGGAAATGATGTCACCGTGGCGGCGGGCTCTGTTGTTACCGATAATGTCCCTGATGATAGTTTAGTCATTGCTCGTGAACGTCAAGTAATTAAACCCGGTTGGCGCTTAGAATCACCAGAATAA
- a CDS encoding homogentisate phytyltransferase: MTKLSSPPPVISSPNLIQQSFPGLYSFWKFSRPHTIIGTTLSVLGMYLIAISEFRQFPGFSWNGLALFCSWLACICGNIYIVGLNQLEDIEIDQINKPHLPLAAGEYSRFQAQLIVGITGILALSIAAFQGYYLLGMVAISLLLGTIYSLPPIRLKRFPFWAAFCIFTVRGIIVNLGLYLHFSWILSGKSLFLIPTIPPSVWALTLFILVFTVAIAIFKDIPDLEGDRQFQINTLTIKLGTVTVFNLSRWILTSCYLVIILGSGFLQSSVNPLFLGFSHLVLLTLLWWRSQTVDLSQKQSIAQFYQFIWKLFFLEYLIFPLSCLFT; encoded by the coding sequence ATGACTAAACTCTCATCTCCCCCTCCGGTGATTTCTTCCCCTAATTTGATTCAACAGAGTTTTCCAGGTTTATACTCCTTTTGGAAGTTCTCTCGTCCCCATACGATTATCGGTACAACTTTAAGCGTGTTGGGGATGTATTTAATTGCCATTAGTGAGTTCAGGCAATTTCCCGGTTTTAGTTGGAATGGGTTGGCTTTATTTTGCAGTTGGTTGGCTTGTATTTGTGGCAATATTTATATTGTGGGTTTAAATCAACTCGAAGATATTGAAATTGATCAAATAAATAAACCCCATTTACCCTTAGCTGCTGGAGAATACTCCCGGTTTCAAGCTCAACTGATTGTCGGAATAACGGGAATATTAGCCTTGAGTATTGCAGCGTTTCAAGGTTATTATTTATTGGGAATGGTCGCTATTAGTCTGCTATTGGGGACAATCTATTCTTTACCCCCTATTCGGTTAAAACGCTTTCCCTTTTGGGCTGCATTTTGTATTTTTACCGTTAGGGGAATTATTGTTAATTTAGGGTTATATTTACACTTTAGTTGGATTTTATCAGGAAAATCACTATTTTTAATCCCGACAATACCGCCTTCTGTTTGGGCGTTAACATTATTTATTTTAGTGTTTACCGTAGCGATCGCAATTTTTAAGGATATTCCCGATTTAGAAGGCGATCGCCAATTCCAGATTAACACCTTAACGATAAAATTAGGAACCGTAACGGTCTTTAATCTATCTCGATGGATACTGACTAGCTGTTATTTAGTGATAATTTTAGGAAGTGGGTTTTTACAATCCTCTGTTAATCCCCTATTTTTAGGATTTAGTCATTTAGTTTTATTGACTCTCTTATGGTGGCGCAGTCAAACCGTTGATTTAAGCCAGAAACAATCTATCGCCCAATTTTATCAATTTATTTGGAAACTGTTTTTCCTAGAATATTTAATCTTTCCCCTCTCCTGCTTATTCACTTAA
- a CDS encoding nucleoside triphosphate pyrophosphatase, giving the protein MTQPNRITFILASASPARKRLLETVGIQPIISPSDFDESQIQDSNPVQLVQKLAQAKAEVVTQALINSPKLQGEIILVLGCDSVLAVEGEIYGKPANIEEAIARWQTMRGQVGQLYTGHALINLSTHQTLVYCQTTNVYFANISDSEIKAYIATGEPLNCAGCFAIEGKGGLFVEKLEGCHTNVIGLSLPLLRRMIQEFGYNITDFW; this is encoded by the coding sequence ATGACTCAGCCTAATCGAATCACATTTATTTTAGCTTCTGCTTCTCCAGCGCGCAAACGGTTATTAGAAACGGTGGGAATTCAGCCTATAATTTCCCCCAGTGATTTTGATGAATCTCAAATCCAAGATTCTAATCCGGTGCAGTTAGTCCAAAAACTCGCCCAAGCTAAAGCAGAAGTTGTGACCCAAGCTTTAATTAATTCTCCTAAATTACAAGGGGAGATTATATTGGTTTTGGGATGTGATTCGGTTCTGGCGGTTGAGGGAGAAATTTATGGCAAACCTGCTAATATTGAAGAAGCGATCGCCCGTTGGCAAACTATGCGAGGTCAAGTTGGACAACTCTATACAGGTCATGCTTTAATTAATCTTTCTACCCATCAAACCTTGGTGTATTGTCAAACGACGAATGTTTATTTTGCTAATATTTCTGATAGTGAAATTAAAGCTTATATTGCTACCGGAGAACCCCTCAACTGTGCTGGGTGTTTTGCTATTGAAGGAAAAGGCGGTTTATTTGTAGAAAAATTAGAAGGATGTCATACTAATGTGATTGGCTTGAGTTTACCGTTATTAAGAAGAATGATCCAGGAATTTGGATATAATATTACTGATTTTTGGTAG
- the psbP gene encoding photosystem II reaction center PsbP, with protein MFKRILAIALVCFSLSLTGCVSVGVGLNSFVDTADGYEFAYPNGWTQVSVSNGPDTVLHDMIEQSENVSVVINPISNPSQTLSDIGSPTEVGYTLSKKAIAPEGSGRTAELISAESYTKGSNLYYWLEYAVQLPNDQKRHDFASVAISRGKLFTLNVSTTEKRWQKAHQLLEQVVQSFNVY; from the coding sequence ATGTTCAAACGAATTTTGGCAATTGCTTTAGTCTGTTTTAGCCTTAGCTTAACAGGTTGTGTGTCTGTTGGTGTCGGATTAAATAGCTTTGTTGATACCGCAGATGGTTATGAATTTGCGTATCCGAATGGATGGACGCAGGTGAGTGTGTCTAACGGCCCCGATACGGTGCTACACGATATGATTGAACAAAGTGAAAATGTGAGTGTGGTGATTAATCCTATTTCTAATCCCAGTCAAACTTTATCCGATATTGGAAGCCCTACAGAAGTGGGATATACCTTAAGCAAAAAAGCGATCGCTCCTGAAGGTTCAGGACGCACCGCCGAACTGATTAGTGCAGAATCATACACGAAAGGATCGAATCTTTATTATTGGTTAGAATATGCGGTACAACTCCCTAATGATCAAAAACGTCATGATTTTGCCAGTGTTGCCATTAGTCGCGGTAAACTATTTACATTAAATGTTTCTACCACTGAAAAACGTTGGCAAAAAGCTCATCAACTTTTAGAACAAGTTGTTCAATCTTTTAATGTGTATTAA
- a CDS encoding RusA family crossover junction endodeoxyribonuclease, with amino-acid sequence MSKFEFIVDGPPVSQQARRRERLREWKVTVRQEAEKYWSSDQQTATGFVMLQITYFYDSVAMDVDNIVKPIQDSIIGLAYVDDGQVTDIIVRKRNLSGNFKIENMTSILAEGFARGNQFLHIIVLDAPDQEVLT; translated from the coding sequence TTGAGCAAATTTGAGTTTATAGTAGATGGGCCACCAGTATCACAACAAGCTCGTAGACGAGAGCGTCTTAGAGAATGGAAAGTAACAGTACGACAAGAGGCGGAAAAATACTGGTCTTCGGATCAACAAACCGCGACTGGATTTGTTATGCTGCAAATAACCTATTTCTATGACTCTGTGGCTATGGATGTGGATAATATAGTTAAACCCATTCAAGATTCAATTATCGGGTTAGCCTATGTCGATGATGGTCAAGTAACCGATATTATCGTTAGGAAGAGGAATTTGTCGGGTAACTTTAAGATAGAAAATATGACCTCGATATTGGCAGAAGGCTTTGCCCGTGGGAATCAATTTTTGCATATTATCGTACTTGATGCTCCTGACCAAGAGGTACTTACATGA
- the pyrF gene encoding orotidine-5'-phosphate decarboxylase has product MSLDKIIVPLDVPTQEEAIALVEKLPQVTFWKVGLELFVSSGPEILTFLKAQQKRIFLDLKFHDIPNTVAGACRSASRYGVDLITVHATAGKTALKAAQKAAEEGANQSGYPVPKLIAITLLTSLNSRDLAFDLKVPLELPEYTLNMALLAQESGLAGAVCSPQEVSQLRQTCGDEFLFVCPGVRPTWSERGDQQRTFTPAQALKAGADYLVIGRPITASDDPVKALERIIEEMG; this is encoded by the coding sequence ATGAGCTTAGACAAAATTATTGTTCCCTTGGATGTTCCAACTCAAGAAGAGGCGATCGCACTGGTTGAAAAACTGCCTCAAGTCACATTTTGGAAAGTCGGTTTAGAATTATTCGTTAGTTCTGGCCCTGAAATTTTAACCTTCCTCAAAGCTCAACAAAAACGAATTTTTCTCGATTTAAAATTCCATGATATTCCCAATACTGTAGCCGGAGCTTGTCGATCTGCATCCCGATATGGGGTTGATTTAATCACCGTTCATGCAACCGCCGGAAAAACAGCCTTAAAAGCAGCCCAAAAAGCAGCCGAAGAAGGTGCAAACCAGTCAGGGTATCCCGTCCCCAAATTAATCGCCATTACCCTATTAACCAGTTTAAATTCCAGAGATTTAGCCTTTGATTTAAAAGTCCCTTTAGAATTACCAGAATATACGTTAAATATGGCTTTATTAGCTCAAGAAAGCGGGTTAGCAGGAGCCGTTTGTTCCCCCCAAGAAGTCTCCCAACTCCGTCAAACCTGCGGAGATGAGTTTCTATTCGTCTGTCCTGGGGTACGTCCCACTTGGTCAGAACGTGGCGATCAACAACGCACCTTTACCCCCGCCCAAGCCCTCAAAGCCGGAGCCGACTACCTTGTCATCGGACGTCCGATCACCGCCTCGGATGATCCCGTTAAGGCCCTAGAACGTATTATTGAGGAAATGGGTTGA
- the crtH gene encoding carotenoid isomerase: MPVSTPFQSFTEYSSNAYQEFDVIVIGSGIGGLVTATQLAAKGAKVLVLESYIIPGGSSAYFEREGYRFDVGASMIFGFGDKGTTNLLTRALQAVNVTLETIPDPVQIHYHLPNDLTLRVHRDYEKFLQELITRFPHEEKGIRKFYDECWNVFNCLNSMELLSLEEPRYLMRVFFQEPGSCLGLVQYLPQNVGDIAKRYITDPELLKFIDIECYCWSVVPADLTPMINAGMVFSDRHYGGINYPKGGVGQIALKLVEGLEKFGGQIQYKARVKQILLENGKAVGVELVDGTVYRGKRIVSNATRWDTFGKLIPPELIPRAEHKWRERYQKSPSFLSLHLGVEASVFPPETDCHHIIVQDWEKMEEPEGTIFVSIPTLLDPSLAPEGYHIVHVFTPSWIDEWEKLPESEYEAKKEEAAGRIINHLETFFPGLDAGLDYMEVGTARSHRRFLNRQDGTYGPIPAHKLKGLLGMPFNRTSIRGLYCVGDSTFPGQGLNAVAFSGFACAHRVAVDLKL; encoded by the coding sequence ATGCCTGTTTCTACGCCATTCCAGTCTTTTACTGAATATAGTTCTAACGCATATCAGGAATTTGACGTGATTGTCATTGGTTCTGGTATTGGAGGACTGGTGACTGCGACCCAATTAGCTGCGAAGGGCGCAAAAGTTCTTGTGTTGGAAAGCTATATCATCCCCGGTGGAAGTTCTGCATATTTTGAACGAGAGGGATATCGATTTGATGTCGGTGCGTCGATGATTTTTGGCTTTGGGGATAAAGGAACCACCAATCTGCTCACCCGTGCGTTACAAGCGGTAAACGTAACGTTAGAGACGATTCCCGATCCGGTTCAAATCCACTATCATCTACCCAATGATCTGACATTGAGAGTTCACCGGGATTATGAGAAATTTTTGCAAGAACTCATTACCCGGTTCCCCCACGAAGAAAAAGGAATTCGTAAATTTTATGATGAATGCTGGAACGTCTTTAACTGTTTGAACTCAATGGAGTTACTGTCCTTGGAAGAACCTCGTTACTTAATGCGGGTGTTTTTCCAAGAGCCGGGATCTTGTTTAGGGTTAGTGCAGTATCTTCCCCAAAATGTCGGGGATATAGCGAAACGTTATATTACTGATCCTGAACTTTTAAAATTTATCGATATTGAATGTTACTGCTGGTCAGTGGTTCCGGCGGATTTAACTCCGATGATCAACGCTGGAATGGTATTTTCTGATCGCCATTATGGAGGAATTAATTATCCTAAAGGAGGAGTCGGTCAAATCGCCCTGAAATTAGTTGAAGGATTAGAAAAATTCGGGGGACAAATTCAATATAAAGCCCGAGTTAAACAAATTTTATTAGAAAACGGAAAAGCGGTGGGTGTGGAACTGGTTGATGGTACAGTTTATCGCGGAAAACGCATCGTTTCTAATGCGACTCGTTGGGATACCTTTGGTAAGTTAATTCCCCCGGAATTAATTCCCAGGGCTGAACATAAATGGCGAGAACGCTATCAAAAATCTCCAAGTTTCTTGAGTTTACATTTAGGAGTTGAAGCGTCTGTCTTCCCCCCGGAAACGGATTGTCACCATATTATTGTTCAAGATTGGGAAAAAATGGAGGAACCAGAAGGGACAATTTTTGTCTCTATTCCCACTTTATTAGATCCGAGTTTAGCTCCAGAAGGGTATCATATTGTTCATGTGTTTACCCCTAGTTGGATTGATGAGTGGGAAAAATTACCAGAGTCTGAATATGAAGCTAAAAAAGAAGAAGCCGCAGGTAGAATTATTAATCATTTAGAAACCTTTTTTCCGGGGTTAGATGCGGGGTTAGATTATATGGAAGTGGGAACGGCGCGATCGCATCGTCGCTTTTTGAACCGACAGGATGGAACCTATGGCCCCATTCCCGCCCATAAGTTAAAGGGACTCCTAGGAATGCCCTTTAACCGCACTTCTATTCGAGGGTTATATTGTGTCGGTGATAGCACATTCCCCGGCCAAGGATTAAACGCTGTTGCCTTCTCCGGCTTCGCCTGTGCCCATCGGGTAGCCGTTGACCTAAAACTGTAG
- the ilvN gene encoding acetolactate synthase small subunit, with protein MKHTLSVLVEDEAGVLTRIAGLFARRGFNIESLAVGPAEQSGISRITMVVPGDDHIIEQLTKQLYKLINVLKVQDITEVPCVERELMLLKVNYNSSTTRSEIIELAQIFRARVVDIGDDSLTIEVVGDPGKMVAIVQVLSRFGIREIARTGKIVLVRESGVNTEFLKTQAPVEARF; from the coding sequence ATGAAACACACCCTATCTGTTCTAGTAGAAGATGAAGCCGGAGTCCTGACGCGAATTGCAGGTTTGTTTGCGCGTCGAGGTTTCAATATTGAGAGTTTAGCCGTAGGCCCTGCTGAACAATCAGGTATTTCTCGAATTACAATGGTTGTTCCGGGAGATGACCACATTATTGAACAGTTGACCAAACAACTCTACAAACTGATCAATGTGCTCAAAGTGCAGGATATTACCGAGGTTCCCTGTGTGGAACGAGAGTTGATGCTATTAAAGGTCAATTACAATAGCAGCACCACTCGCTCAGAAATTATTGAGTTAGCCCAAATTTTCCGAGCGCGGGTTGTGGATATTGGCGATGACTCCCTAACCATCGAAGTCGTCGGCGACCCTGGAAAAATGGTGGCCATTGTCCAAGTCTTAAGTCGCTTTGGCATTCGGGAAATTGCTCGCACGGGTAAAATTGTCTTGGTGCGGGAGTCGGGCGTTAATACCGAATTCCTCAAAACTCAAGCTCCTGTTGAAGCTCGATTTTAA
- the psbQ gene encoding photosystem II protein PsbQ, whose protein sequence is MKRYRSILACILALVTTFVVGCGSPKVEIPKTYTEAQIQQIQKYNSDLLALRDRFTTELPRYISARNWVQVDTFIHGPLGTLLQEMNYLTKNLLPDAQPKARELAREVFDHLVEVTKAAENRDPVKAASGYQEALKDLDSFLSLVPQA, encoded by the coding sequence ATGAAACGTTATCGTTCAATTCTGGCTTGCATTTTAGCCCTAGTTACAACATTTGTCGTCGGTTGCGGTTCTCCGAAAGTGGAAATTCCTAAAACCTATACCGAAGCCCAAATTCAACAAATCCAAAAATATAACTCTGATCTTTTAGCCCTGCGCGATCGCTTCACAACCGAACTTCCTCGGTATATTAGCGCTCGGAATTGGGTACAAGTGGACACCTTTATTCACGGGCCATTGGGAACCTTATTGCAAGAAATGAATTATTTAACCAAAAACTTGTTACCCGATGCCCAGCCTAAAGCCCGTGAACTGGCTAGAGAAGTGTTTGATCACTTAGTTGAAGTGACCAAAGCCGCAGAAAACCGTGATCCAGTAAAAGCTGCGTCAGGATATCAAGAAGCACTCAAAGATTTAGATTCATTTTTGAGTTTAGTTCCTCAAGCTTAA
- the argB gene encoding acetylglutamate kinase has product MLKYSDFDKTETAIRAKVLSEALPYIQKFSNRTIVVKYGGAAMKDSSLKDKVMQDIVLLSFVGIRVVVVHGGGPEINSWLGKLGIQPQFKNGLRVTDAATMDVVEMVLVGRVNKEIVSLINQAGGEAVGLCGKDANLIKARPQGQADIGFVGEVSSVNTKLLESLVSSGYIPVVSSVATDENGQAYNMNADTVAGEIAAALGAEKLILLTDTAGILEDYHNPDTLIAQVNIQEARQLIDQGIVSGGMIPKVTCCVRSLAQGVRAAHILDGRVPHALLQEVFTDAGIGTMIVASEFML; this is encoded by the coding sequence ATGCTTAAATATAGCGACTTCGACAAAACCGAAACGGCGATTCGCGCTAAAGTCCTTAGTGAAGCGCTCCCCTATATTCAAAAGTTTTCCAATCGTACTATTGTGGTGAAATATGGTGGGGCTGCGATGAAGGATAGTTCCCTCAAAGATAAGGTGATGCAAGATATTGTGTTACTTTCCTTTGTCGGAATTCGAGTGGTGGTGGTTCATGGAGGTGGCCCGGAAATTAACAGTTGGTTGGGAAAACTGGGAATTCAACCTCAATTTAAAAATGGGTTGCGCGTGACGGATGCAGCAACGATGGATGTGGTGGAAATGGTGTTAGTGGGTCGGGTGAATAAAGAAATTGTTTCTCTGATTAACCAAGCTGGAGGAGAAGCCGTTGGGTTATGCGGGAAAGATGCCAATTTAATTAAAGCTCGTCCTCAAGGTCAAGCGGATATTGGGTTTGTGGGGGAAGTGAGCAGTGTTAATACTAAATTATTAGAATCTTTGGTCAGTAGTGGTTATATTCCTGTGGTTTCTAGTGTCGCAACGGATGAAAATGGACAGGCTTATAATATGAATGCCGATACGGTTGCGGGGGAAATTGCGGCGGCTTTGGGTGCTGAAAAGTTAATTCTATTAACAGATACGGCCGGAATTTTAGAAGATTATCATAATCCTGATACTTTAATTGCCCAAGTTAATATTCAGGAAGCAAGACAATTAATTGACCAAGGAATTGTTTCGGGGGGTATGATTCCTAAAGTGACTTGTTGTGTCAGAAGTTTGGCTCAAGGAGTTCGGGCGGCTCATATTTTAGATGGTCGTGTTCCCCATGCCTTATTACAAGAAGTGTTTACGGATGCCGGGATAGGAACGATGATTGTTGCCTCGGAATTTATGCTTTAA
- the mreD gene encoding rod shape-determining protein MreD: protein MFFKPNQVLNWTVTIISLMVCMWLSLVRIPGIELFGITPNWVLIWLVAWSIKRTLLEAVIGGLTCGLILDGLTRVQPSHILPFIAVAVLTVVIYKRIIKKIQEDFISVALIVFGMAVIVETIRGLQFSAFGYSDLEQLWLHQQRVALSTAILSSLWAPVIYLPLSRWWAFMEPSNQLKS, encoded by the coding sequence ATGTTTTTTAAACCAAATCAAGTTTTAAATTGGACTGTTACCATTATTTCCTTAATGGTTTGTATGTGGTTATCTTTGGTTCGTATCCCTGGCATAGAATTGTTTGGGATTACTCCAAACTGGGTGTTAATTTGGCTGGTGGCTTGGAGTATTAAACGCACTTTACTCGAAGCCGTTATTGGAGGTTTAACCTGTGGATTAATTTTAGATGGATTAACCCGCGTTCAACCTTCCCATATCCTTCCCTTTATTGCCGTTGCTGTTTTAACCGTTGTTATTTACAAACGTATTATCAAAAAAATTCAGGAGGATTTTATTTCTGTTGCTTTGATTGTTTTTGGTATGGCTGTTATCGTAGAAACGATTCGAGGTTTACAATTTAGTGCCTTTGGTTATTCCGATTTAGAACAACTGTGGCTACATCAACAACGGGTGGCACTGTCAACGGCCATTTTGAGCAGTTTGTGGGCTCCTGTCATCTATTTGCCGCTTAGTCGTTGGTGGGCATTTATGGAACCCTCAAATCAACTAAAATCTTAG
- the mreC gene encoding rod shape-determining protein MreC encodes METRSWWNRSRNQWILLGLAVLAAWLVRQTQGAGLYEMYYWLTRPFHLATSTVTEQEKIVRQIAPRINQLEAQIQELQTQNQKFQELLNYVASKKQDKGIVSPVIGRSADSWWKQIIIGRGSQQEIQNQDLVVAPGGLIGRVISVTPNTSTVMLLSDPMSRIGVTVSRSRNMGFLKGNATEQGVMEFFESDPNVKVGDVVVTSAFSQIVPAGLPIGKVISLDMNKAPAPEAIVEFFAPISSLEWVIIYPNAKKSSESNKTLNPSVQPIPPGQ; translated from the coding sequence ATGGAAACACGGAGTTGGTGGAATCGGAGTCGGAATCAATGGATTTTACTGGGTTTAGCCGTTTTAGCGGCTTGGTTAGTCCGACAAACCCAAGGAGCGGGGTTATATGAAATGTATTATTGGTTAACTCGTCCCTTTCATTTAGCAACATCAACAGTTACAGAACAAGAGAAAATTGTTCGACAAATTGCTCCGCGAATTAATCAATTAGAAGCTCAAATTCAAGAATTACAAACCCAAAATCAAAAGTTTCAAGAACTTTTAAATTATGTGGCTTCTAAAAAACAAGATAAAGGAATTGTTTCTCCTGTAATCGGTCGCAGTGCAGATTCCTGGTGGAAACAAATTATTATCGGTCGTGGGAGTCAGCAAGAAATTCAAAATCAAGATTTAGTTGTGGCACCTGGGGGATTAATCGGACGAGTCATCAGTGTCACCCCTAATACTAGCACAGTCATGCTTCTGAGTGATCCGATGAGTCGGATTGGAGTCACTGTTAGCCGCAGTCGCAATATGGGATTTTTGAAGGGAAATGCGACGGAGCAAGGCGTGATGGAATTCTTTGAAAGTGATCCCAATGTTAAGGTGGGAGATGTGGTTGTAACCTCCGCTTTTAGTCAGATTGTACCCGCCGGTTTACCCATTGGAAAAGTTATTTCTTTAGATATGAATAAAGCTCCTGCTCCTGAAGCAATTGTTGAATTTTTTGCGCCGATTTCTTCTTTAGAATGGGTGATTATTTATCCTAATGCAAAAAAATCTTCGGAATCGAATAAAACTCTTAATCCTTCTGTACAACCTATCCCGCCAGGGCAATAG
- a CDS encoding rod shape-determining protein has translation MGIDLGTANTLVYVSGKGIVLQEPSVVAIDQQEKIPLAVGEEAKKMLGRTPENVIALRPLRDGVIADFDVAEQMLKHFIRRVHDGKTLIAPRIVIGIPSGVTGVERRAVIEAASQAGARDVRLIEEPIAAAIGAGLPVAEPTGNMIVDIGGGTTEVAVLSLQGTVLSESVRVAGDELNDAIIQYMKKVHNLVIGEQTAEEIKVKMGSAYPTYADEELIMEVRGIHLLSGLPRTVTIKAPEVRESMSEPLSIIIDAVKRTLERTPPELAADIIDRGIMLAGGGALLKGIDTLISHETGIITHIAADPLCCVVLGTGRVLENFKQLERVFTGGSRHL, from the coding sequence ATGGGTATTGACCTGGGTACCGCTAATACGCTGGTTTATGTATCGGGTAAAGGGATTGTACTACAAGAACCCTCTGTAGTTGCCATTGACCAACAGGAAAAGATCCCCTTGGCTGTTGGAGAAGAAGCCAAAAAAATGTTGGGTCGGACGCCAGAAAATGTAATTGCGCTGCGACCTCTACGAGATGGGGTGATTGCGGATTTTGATGTTGCTGAACAAATGCTGAAACATTTTATTCGGCGAGTCCATGATGGAAAAACCCTGATTGCTCCTCGAATTGTGATTGGTATTCCCAGTGGGGTAACGGGAGTAGAACGGCGAGCGGTGATTGAAGCAGCATCCCAAGCCGGAGCCAGAGATGTCCGACTAATTGAAGAACCCATAGCTGCTGCTATTGGTGCGGGTTTACCCGTTGCGGAACCGACGGGAAATATGATTGTGGATATTGGGGGGGGAACCACAGAAGTCGCGGTTCTTAGTTTACAAGGAACGGTCTTGAGTGAATCGGTGCGGGTGGCAGGCGACGAACTCAACGATGCTATCATCCAGTATATGAAAAAAGTTCATAACTTGGTGATTGGAGAACAAACGGCTGAGGAGATCAAAGTCAAGATGGGTTCAGCCTATCCCACCTATGCGGATGAAGAATTGATCATGGAAGTGCGGGGAATTCATTTATTATCGGGTTTACCCCGAACCGTGACGATTAAAGCCCCGGAAGTTCGGGAAAGTATGTCAGAGCCATTATCCATTATTATTGATGCGGTTAAACGAACCTTAGAGCGGACTCCCCCGGAACTAGCGGCTGATATTATTGATCGGGGTATTATGTTGGCAGGAGGCGGAGCTTTACTCAAGGGAATTGATACCTTAATCAGTCATGAAACCGGAATTATTACCCATATTGCCGCTGATCCTTTGTGTTGTGTGGTGTTGGGAACAGGTCGGGTGTTAGAAAACTTTAAACAACTAGAACGGGTATTTACTGGAGGTTCTCGTCATCTCTAG